One region of Priestia megaterium genomic DNA includes:
- a CDS encoding DUF554 domain-containing protein gives MFIIGALVNGLAIVVGTLMGKLAHRIPEKVSVTVMQVMGLSVITLGLQMGFKSHQFLIVILSLAIGAVIGEFIDLDEKLNLLGNMIERKFQSQQNDKQTFSMSQGFVTGTLIFVIGAMAIVGALDSGIRGDHSVLFTKAVMDGFISLLLTTTLGIGVIFSAVPVFLYEGIIALFATQINAIVPQDLMNSIIAEVTGVGGVLILAIGINLLEIIKIKVANLLPSILIAVVIVVVQHTYFS, from the coding sequence ATGTTTATTATAGGAGCATTAGTCAATGGATTAGCAATTGTTGTCGGAACATTAATGGGCAAGCTTGCTCACCGCATTCCTGAAAAAGTAAGCGTGACGGTGATGCAAGTGATGGGGTTATCCGTTATCACGCTTGGTTTGCAAATGGGCTTTAAAAGTCATCAGTTTTTAATTGTAATTTTGAGTTTAGCCATTGGAGCGGTTATTGGTGAGTTCATTGATTTAGATGAAAAGCTAAACCTTTTAGGCAATATGATTGAACGAAAATTTCAATCTCAGCAAAACGACAAGCAAACATTTAGTATGTCACAGGGCTTTGTGACAGGAACGCTAATTTTTGTTATTGGAGCGATGGCGATCGTCGGGGCATTAGACAGCGGAATACGCGGCGATCACAGCGTATTGTTTACAAAAGCGGTGATGGATGGATTTATCTCATTGTTATTAACGACTACGCTTGGAATAGGCGTCATTTTCTCAGCGGTGCCCGTATTTCTGTACGAAGGCATCATTGCGCTATTTGCTACACAAATTAATGCGATTGTGCCGCAAGATTTAATGAATAGTATCATTGCCGAAGTCACAGGAGTAGGCGGCGTGTTAATTTTAGCAATTGGAATTAATTTATTAGAAATTATTAAAATTAAAGTTGCCAATTTACTGCCTTCGATTTTAATTGCGGTTGTGATTGTAGTTGTACAGCATACATATTTTTCATGA
- a CDS encoding VOC family protein, which translates to MPSPVFNKMNTVFIHVSNLKSSVKWYSELLSQEYKMSEVKNPVYNLKIDGETGLTLDAGPEGTEKQIVASLHPIFNFHTEDIKEAYEFVKKLDYTIDSPITFFDDFSFFTIKDPDGHVVMICTG; encoded by the coding sequence ATGCCGAGTCCTGTTTTCAACAAAATGAATACGGTATTTATCCACGTCTCCAATTTAAAGTCTTCAGTAAAATGGTATAGCGAGCTACTGAGTCAAGAATACAAGATGAGCGAGGTGAAGAACCCCGTTTATAATCTTAAAATTGATGGGGAAACAGGGTTAACACTAGACGCTGGCCCAGAAGGAACAGAAAAACAAATAGTGGCTAGTCTCCATCCAATTTTTAATTTCCATACGGAAGATATTAAAGAAGCATATGAATTTGTTAAAAAGCTAGATTATACGATTGATTCTCCGATTACTTTTTTTGATGATTTTTCGTTTTTTACGATAAAAGATCCCGATGGACATGTGGTCATGATTTGCACAGGTTAA
- a CDS encoding iron-sulfur cluster biosynthesis family protein: MNIRVTPSAKEALQNVEQNQMIQLSFDRGSCDIVNTIYEMKIISKRSLQPYEKVVTVEDLEFIVDDDMEEVYDNELVIDHAAGAFVFKNHNQIFNNRVGLRYINS; the protein is encoded by the coding sequence ATGAATATACGCGTCACTCCTTCTGCAAAAGAAGCGTTGCAGAACGTAGAACAAAATCAAATGATTCAGCTTTCTTTTGATCGGGGGAGCTGCGATATTGTTAATACGATTTATGAAATGAAGATCATCTCAAAGCGCAGCCTTCAACCCTATGAAAAAGTTGTAACGGTTGAAGACCTAGAATTTATTGTTGATGATGACATGGAAGAAGTGTACGACAATGAGCTGGTGATTGATCACGCAGCAGGTGCTTTTGTCTTCAAAAATCACAACCAAATTTTTAATAACCGCGTAGGACTACGCTATATCAATTCATAG
- a CDS encoding DUF6583 family protein: protein MSEKDQNRTTDETAASLETAPAPKKAPAKWVIILAALIVIIGGAITFATVFKKSPKQLYLISEVNTYQKAADELETKYSETMAYQEKAMKQPSTTNATIKGAFNMDSLSYDPSFKMIQDLISKAEIKIKAEQDPKKSEAYGSLALNIGGSKALDLEGFQTKERVGFKAPILANEYFYLNLDEYGQVARKFDPSYSGPETLDINTSNVSLEDLKLTEKEKNYIAKEYGTFIYDQLDSDYFTKEKNVDYKTNGKTLQLTSVTLNMSDKETKQFMDKLIAKVSKDDKLHTIYANHVSKLFKSSAATNPELKDMADPKELKKSVKESLQDFQKEAKDTTYPGGVKSTVYVQDDVVVARDMNMGVKNASNDKGKLNVVTKNIPYEDNKTAKQLKAVLTDSTTDDAFTFDMKNDVTTESEKRKENMSIHLLTKDSKDEDTNMTFKMNSVINGKTDAKQTADRTFSLDLGDQEDLVVNGEVKQNQAISASKGKADYSFDIRTKIGPKADPANVTLKIDSASQLKKSASIPELDASNATNVKDVTPEDMLSIQENFAKNVQGLMMNMGTAGY from the coding sequence ATGAGTGAGAAAGATCAAAACAGAACAACAGACGAAACAGCGGCTTCGCTAGAAACAGCGCCCGCTCCCAAAAAAGCGCCGGCTAAATGGGTTATCATTTTGGCAGCTTTAATTGTGATTATTGGAGGAGCAATTACATTTGCTACGGTATTTAAAAAATCTCCTAAGCAATTATACTTAATCTCTGAAGTAAATACGTACCAAAAAGCAGCAGATGAATTAGAAACGAAGTACAGTGAAACGATGGCTTATCAGGAAAAAGCGATGAAGCAGCCTTCTACCACAAATGCTACTATTAAAGGCGCCTTTAACATGGATTCACTTTCGTATGATCCAAGCTTTAAAATGATTCAAGACCTTATCAGTAAAGCTGAAATTAAAATTAAAGCGGAACAAGATCCGAAAAAAAGTGAAGCATACGGTTCACTGGCTCTTAATATCGGCGGTTCAAAAGCGCTTGACCTAGAAGGTTTTCAAACGAAAGAAAGAGTAGGCTTTAAAGCCCCGATTCTAGCAAATGAATATTTCTATTTAAACTTAGACGAATATGGACAGGTAGCGCGTAAGTTCGATCCTTCGTATTCAGGTCCTGAAACGCTTGATATTAACACGAGTAACGTAAGTTTAGAAGACTTAAAGTTAACGGAAAAAGAAAAAAACTACATTGCAAAAGAGTACGGAACGTTCATTTATGATCAGTTAGACAGCGATTATTTTACAAAAGAAAAAAATGTAGATTATAAAACAAATGGCAAAACGCTTCAGTTAACAAGCGTGACGCTTAACATGTCTGACAAAGAAACAAAACAATTTATGGATAAGCTTATTGCGAAGGTATCAAAAGATGACAAGCTTCATACTATCTATGCAAACCACGTGTCTAAGCTGTTTAAATCTTCAGCAGCGACAAATCCAGAATTAAAAGATATGGCAGATCCAAAAGAATTGAAAAAATCAGTAAAAGAAAGTCTTCAAGACTTCCAAAAAGAAGCAAAAGATACAACTTACCCTGGCGGTGTTAAATCAACTGTGTACGTTCAAGATGATGTTGTTGTAGCTCGTGATATGAACATGGGCGTGAAAAATGCTTCTAACGATAAAGGAAAACTTAACGTCGTAACTAAAAATATTCCGTATGAAGATAACAAAACGGCTAAGCAGTTGAAAGCAGTCCTAACCGATAGCACTACCGATGATGCATTTACGTTTGATATGAAAAATGACGTAACAACGGAAAGTGAAAAGAGAAAAGAAAACATGTCTATTCATTTGTTAACAAAAGATTCAAAAGATGAAGACACGAATATGACGTTTAAAATGAATTCAGTAATCAACGGTAAAACCGATGCAAAACAGACGGCTGACCGTACTTTCTCTTTAGACTTAGGTGATCAAGAAGATCTAGTAGTAAACGGAGAAGTAAAGCAGAATCAAGCAATAAGTGCTTCAAAAGGAAAAGCAGATTATTCATTTGATATTCGTACAAAAATAGGACCAAAAGCAGATCCTGCAAACGTTACGTTAAAAATTGACTCTGCTTCTCAATTAAAAAAATCAGCCTCTATTCCAGAGCTTGACGCATCTAATGCGACAAACGTAAAAGATGTAACGCCTGAAGATATGCTGTCGATTCAAGAAAATTTTGCTAAAAATGTTCAAGGTCTCATGATGAATATGGGAACCGCTGGTTACTAA
- a CDS encoding ABC transporter permease: MKIYFSLTLFTCKALLKNIKSLILLIMIPALFLFGAGIIISQTMQGEEKVNRFPVAIVDKDDTAQTKYVIEQLTEGKLRKIMKPLYTNEEKAKQLLQQNKVAAIVTLPKGFSHDIAHGENQPLHVIGNSNKPLQSQLFRYVMESAADYTSAAQSGINTVDAFLEKENVSDEKRRAEFKKSLVTFGLHVLDRGSLFDEQVETSFFQQDMKQYYVLSFAALLLMIWSYGGWLLASETQTSPVLDRMKTRGVSFLRIYLAQLTALFVLLLPVSVVLFGSLIKGLKLPVTGTYGELFLGISGSLFAFLCLFLLLRVLFLSQKAYQLTGLLFILLSTILSGHVVPVVYLPDWASGFQKWSLNTRVLELLFYEFDGYNTNEAFLYLKPILITAAGSFVLAVGYVMTLQRRWRK, translated from the coding sequence ATGAAGATATATTTCTCTTTGACTCTTTTTACATGTAAAGCTCTATTGAAAAATATAAAATCTCTCATACTGCTAATAATGATCCCTGCTCTGTTTTTATTTGGAGCAGGGATCATTATTAGTCAGACCATGCAAGGTGAGGAGAAGGTAAATCGGTTCCCCGTGGCCATTGTGGATAAAGATGATACGGCACAAACGAAGTACGTCATCGAACAGCTGACTGAAGGTAAGCTTCGCAAGATCATGAAGCCGCTTTACACGAATGAAGAGAAAGCTAAACAGCTGCTGCAGCAAAATAAAGTGGCAGCCATTGTAACGCTGCCAAAAGGTTTTAGTCACGATATTGCTCATGGGGAAAATCAGCCTTTACACGTCATTGGAAACAGCAATAAGCCGCTTCAGTCACAGCTGTTTCGCTACGTGATGGAAAGTGCAGCCGACTACACGTCAGCCGCTCAAAGCGGTATTAATACGGTTGATGCCTTTTTAGAAAAAGAAAATGTTTCCGATGAAAAGAGACGCGCAGAATTTAAGAAGAGCTTAGTAACGTTTGGGCTTCATGTATTAGATAGAGGAAGTTTATTTGATGAACAAGTAGAAACGAGTTTCTTTCAACAGGATATGAAGCAATATTATGTCCTGTCTTTTGCTGCTTTGCTGCTTATGATTTGGAGCTACGGCGGATGGCTGCTTGCTAGTGAAACGCAGACTTCTCCCGTGCTGGATCGAATGAAAACAAGAGGTGTATCGTTTCTTCGCATTTATTTAGCGCAGCTGACGGCTCTGTTTGTTCTTTTGCTACCGGTATCTGTCGTATTGTTTGGAAGCCTCATTAAAGGACTGAAACTGCCTGTAACCGGTACGTACGGAGAGCTTTTTTTAGGGATAAGCGGAAGTTTGTTTGCTTTTTTATGTTTGTTTTTACTTCTTCGGGTTCTTTTTTTATCACAAAAAGCTTATCAACTAACCGGTTTGCTGTTTATTTTGCTGAGTACGATTTTAAGCGGACATGTTGTGCCGGTCGTCTATTTACCAGACTGGGCGAGTGGTTTTCAGAAATGGTCACTCAACACCCGCGTCTTGGAGCTGTTATTTTATGAATTTGATGGATATAACACAAACGAAGCTTTTCTTTACCTTAAGCCTATTCTCATTACGGCAGCAGGAAGTTTTGTTCTTGCTGTTGGCTACGTGATGACTTTGCAAAGGCGGTGGAGAAAATAA
- a CDS encoding ABC transporter permease, with the protein MEKIISEKIKQLLKRPMLIVMIFFLPLIGTVISSSFLEKVQSDSKIPVALVDQDHSNMSKQVMDRLQKTTEIQFLSMNEEQARKQLAKNKIDSIFVFPNGFQQEVEAGNYQGVIDLLTLPSSVATEAVREVVASEVTRLTTNVKAANEVRFLYKVYHIHAGPDLWKEAYHYTDNQWKPKPLMTIDYEAQGTKEHKKQGSVQMTGYVPLWGFFTLLLCCITSDWMIRERKHLFKRMKTMQKGLYGYIRSVSAAYAVLYVLQALISFALFKWLYGAESYGVLLYMCIYVITCVAFSTWLASESQRVGSYYMISVVMVTGLSIIGGSFFPVGELSATIERISQWLPQHLLLYQHTLPLTFIWKEIAVSIGCICLCTFKIVWNVRSIK; encoded by the coding sequence GTGGAGAAAATAATCAGTGAAAAAATAAAGCAGCTGCTGAAGCGCCCTATGCTTATTGTTATGATTTTCTTTTTACCTTTAATAGGAACGGTCATCAGCAGCTCGTTTTTAGAAAAAGTACAAAGTGATTCAAAAATACCCGTTGCTCTTGTCGATCAAGACCACAGCAACATGTCTAAACAAGTGATGGATCGACTGCAGAAAACAACAGAAATTCAGTTTCTTTCTATGAATGAAGAACAAGCGAGAAAGCAGCTGGCAAAAAATAAAATTGACAGCATCTTTGTGTTTCCTAACGGATTTCAGCAAGAAGTAGAAGCGGGGAATTATCAGGGAGTCATTGATTTGCTTACGCTGCCTTCTTCTGTTGCGACAGAAGCGGTTCGAGAAGTCGTGGCCAGTGAAGTGACACGGTTAACGACAAATGTTAAAGCCGCAAATGAAGTGCGTTTTTTATATAAAGTCTATCACATTCATGCAGGACCGGATTTATGGAAAGAAGCGTATCACTATACCGATAACCAGTGGAAACCAAAGCCGCTGATGACAATTGATTACGAGGCGCAAGGAACGAAGGAGCATAAGAAGCAAGGGAGCGTTCAAATGACCGGATACGTACCGCTATGGGGATTTTTTACGCTTTTGCTTTGCTGCATTACATCAGATTGGATGATTAGAGAGCGGAAGCACCTTTTCAAACGAATGAAAACGATGCAAAAAGGACTTTACGGTTATATTCGAAGCGTCAGCGCCGCTTATGCTGTGCTATACGTGCTTCAAGCTCTCATCAGTTTTGCTCTATTTAAATGGCTGTATGGAGCAGAGTCTTACGGTGTGCTGCTGTATATGTGTATCTATGTGATCACATGCGTTGCTTTTAGCACGTGGCTTGCAAGTGAAAGTCAGCGAGTTGGCTCTTATTATATGATCAGCGTCGTCATGGTCACAGGACTCAGCATAATAGGAGGGAGCTTTTTCCCGGTAGGAGAGCTTTCTGCAACGATTGAAAGAATAAGTCAGTGGCTTCCGCAGCATCTGCTTCTGTATCAGCATACACTGCCGCTTACGTTCATTTGGAAAGAGATAGCTGTTTCCATTGGATGCATATGTTTGTGCACGTTTAAAATAGTGTGGAATGTGAGGAGCATTAAATGA
- a CDS encoding ABC transporter ATP-binding protein: MIEINNVSKTYGKKQSLANVTLTVESGEVIGLLGPNGAGKSTLLSILSTITAPSSGNVTIGGLSLKKNQKAIREVIGYVPQDIALWEELSVKENMKMWSKMTSRSLSNEQLQSLCSAVQLEGRWKDKVKNLSGGMKRKLNIAVSLIHEPSVLLMDEPTVGIDLQSKLEIIHYIKQLAAKGKTIIYITHDLNEILGVCDRFAVLKEGKLEFVGTMDQAKEKTGEDAEENVVYKLLHD; the protein is encoded by the coding sequence ATGATTGAAATTAACAATGTTAGCAAAACATACGGAAAAAAACAATCGTTAGCAAATGTTACGCTGACCGTAGAAAGTGGAGAAGTCATTGGTCTTTTAGGACCAAACGGCGCTGGTAAGTCAACGCTTCTGTCTATTTTGTCTACCATTACGGCTCCTTCAAGCGGGAATGTCACGATTGGAGGCTTATCGCTTAAGAAAAATCAAAAAGCGATACGAGAAGTCATTGGCTACGTTCCACAAGACATAGCGCTGTGGGAAGAGCTTAGCGTAAAAGAAAACATGAAAATGTGGAGCAAAATGACTTCACGCTCTCTGTCGAATGAACAGCTTCAGTCTCTTTGCTCAGCTGTACAGCTCGAAGGAAGATGGAAGGATAAAGTGAAAAATTTATCAGGAGGCATGAAGCGAAAGCTGAATATAGCCGTTTCACTTATTCATGAACCGTCCGTTTTGTTAATGGACGAGCCGACAGTCGGAATTGATTTGCAGTCCAAGCTTGAGATCATTCATTATATTAAACAGCTGGCGGCAAAAGGAAAGACGATTATCTATATCACCCATGATTTGAATGAAATTTTAGGCGTGTGTGATCGGTTTGCCGTCTTAAAGGAAGGAAAGCTGGAGTTTGTCGGCACAATGGACCAAGCGAAGGAAAAGACTGGGGAAGACGCAGAAGAGAACGTTGTGTATAAGCTGCTGCATGATTAA
- a CDS encoding hemolysin family protein, whose product MITINLIIFAILIVLTAFFVASEFAIVKLRSSRVDQLVAEGKKGANAVKTVTTHLDEYLSACQLGITITALGLGWLGEPTVAKILEPLFEELGVAASLTHILSFIIAFALVTFVHVVVGELAPKTFAIQKAETVTLLFARPLILFYKIMFPFIWLLNGSARLLTGMFGLKPASEHELAHSEEELRIILSESFKGGEINQSEYKYVNNIFEFDNRVAREIMVPRTEISAVSEDDSIEDFLKLAVEDRYTRYPVTVDGDKDNIIGLVNVKEILNDVVINDALKKQSVKLYMNPIIQVIETVAIQDLLRSMQKKRTHMAVLIDEYGGTAGIVTVEDILEEIVGEIRDEFDTDEKPLVQKISDQHFVFNSKVLLEEVNEVLHIEIENDDIDTIGGWMLMQNIDIQEGESFKLFGYEFIAKEMDGHQMKEVEVRALPEEERVQPESHSPEQEVTQA is encoded by the coding sequence TTGATAACCATTAACTTAATTATTTTTGCGATTTTAATTGTACTCACTGCTTTTTTCGTTGCTTCAGAGTTTGCAATTGTGAAGCTTCGTAGTTCACGGGTAGATCAACTTGTTGCTGAAGGCAAAAAAGGAGCGAATGCGGTTAAAACCGTAACGACACACTTAGATGAGTATTTATCGGCGTGTCAGCTTGGTATTACGATTACTGCTTTAGGACTCGGTTGGTTAGGAGAACCGACTGTTGCGAAGATTTTGGAACCTCTGTTTGAAGAACTTGGTGTTGCTGCATCTTTAACACATATTCTTTCATTCATTATCGCATTTGCGCTTGTAACGTTTGTTCACGTAGTCGTTGGTGAATTAGCCCCAAAAACATTTGCGATTCAAAAAGCTGAAACAGTTACGTTATTGTTTGCTCGTCCGTTAATTTTATTCTATAAAATCATGTTCCCTTTCATTTGGTTACTAAATGGTTCTGCCCGTTTGTTAACTGGCATGTTTGGATTAAAGCCAGCTTCAGAGCATGAACTTGCGCACAGTGAAGAAGAGCTGCGCATTATTTTATCAGAAAGTTTTAAAGGCGGGGAAATTAACCAGTCTGAATATAAGTACGTGAACAACATTTTTGAATTCGATAACCGTGTTGCTCGCGAAATCATGGTACCAAGAACAGAAATTTCAGCTGTTTCTGAAGACGACAGCATTGAAGATTTCTTAAAGCTTGCTGTAGAAGACCGCTACACCCGTTACCCTGTTACCGTTGACGGAGACAAAGATAACATTATCGGCTTAGTCAACGTCAAAGAGATTCTAAACGATGTCGTAATTAACGATGCGTTAAAAAAGCAAAGCGTGAAGCTTTATATGAATCCTATTATTCAAGTAATTGAAACCGTAGCGATTCAAGACCTACTGCGCTCGATGCAGAAGAAACGTACGCATATGGCCGTGTTGATTGACGAGTACGGCGGTACGGCTGGTATCGTTACCGTTGAAGATATTTTAGAAGAAATCGTTGGAGAAATTCGAGATGAGTTTGATACAGATGAAAAGCCGCTTGTTCAAAAAATCAGCGATCAGCACTTTGTCTTTAACTCAAAAGTACTGCTTGAAGAAGTCAACGAAGTGCTTCATATCGAAATTGAAAACGATGATATCGATACAATCGGCGGCTGGATGCTGATGCAAAATATCGATATTCAAGAAGGCGAATCGTTCAAACTTTTTGGATACGAGTTTATTGCAAAAGAAATGGACGGTCACCAAATGAAAGAAGTGGAAGTACGTGCCCTTCCTGAGGAAGAACGCGTGCAGCCTGAAAGCCATTCACCAGAACAAGAAGTTACACAAGCATAA
- a CDS encoding MerR family transcriptional regulator has translation MAHVTKRTVDYYTNIGLLKAERSASNYRFYNEEALKRLYFIEKLKSEGRSLEEISSLFSVEQSENSHSKDELASKFYVLNDSLKEVAPLMEKLNEEDRKVMMNRLSPESVTLLHSLLLLLS, from the coding sequence ATGGCACATGTAACGAAGCGCACGGTTGACTATTATACCAACATTGGGTTGTTAAAAGCAGAACGCTCTGCTTCTAACTATCGCTTTTATAACGAAGAAGCGCTGAAACGTCTTTACTTTATTGAAAAATTAAAAAGCGAAGGCCGTTCTCTTGAAGAGATTTCTTCTCTCTTTTCTGTAGAGCAATCCGAGAATAGCCACTCCAAAGACGAATTAGCATCCAAATTTTACGTACTAAACGACAGTTTAAAAGAAGTTGCACCGCTTATGGAAAAGCTGAATGAAGAAGATCGAAAAGTAATGATGAATCGGCTTTCACCAGAAAGCGTCACTCTTTTGCACTCTTTACTTCTGCTGCTGTCGTAA
- the gloA2 gene encoding SMU1112c/YaeR family gloxylase I-like metalloprotein codes for MNLKRMHHVAIIGSNYERSKAFYVNVLGCKIIEETYRKERDSYKLDLEVAPGYQIELFSFPNPPQRPSRPEACGLRHLAFAVESVEDSKRELEQQGIDVEPIRVDELTGKKFTFFADPDGLPLELYEEKEGE; via the coding sequence ATGAATTTAAAACGAATGCACCACGTAGCCATTATAGGAAGTAATTATGAACGTTCAAAAGCTTTTTATGTAAATGTGTTAGGATGCAAGATTATAGAAGAAACATATAGAAAAGAAAGAGATTCATATAAGCTAGATTTAGAAGTAGCTCCTGGCTATCAAATTGAGTTGTTCTCGTTTCCAAATCCACCACAGCGTCCTTCAAGACCTGAAGCGTGCGGCTTACGCCATTTAGCTTTTGCGGTTGAAAGCGTAGAGGATTCCAAGCGTGAACTAGAGCAGCAAGGGATTGATGTGGAACCTATTAGGGTAGATGAACTAACGGGAAAAAAATTCACATTTTTTGCTGATCCGGACGGGTTACCGCTAGAGCTTTATGAAGAGAAAGAGGGGGAATAA
- a CDS encoding gamma-glutamylcyclotransferase — translation MCNYLFVYGTLLEGEGNHGLLHHARSIAKQAKTKGKLYDTKQGYPMLDIDSEHIVYGEVYEVTDQLMWKALDELEGYIHEGHKDNEYDKVVQTVETDQGEFEAVVYVARDRSLLQEFIPGGNWRVWKEDLLEGMLYFAYGSCMDNDRFIKHGVDQHFQDCLGRAVFKGYTLRYNHVIHDGGRADMVEEGGVVEGKLYRVPPEAITYLYGREGVDNNGYRPAIISVEHEGKMVDHVLTFFVLNKEKEVAPPDHYSTEIIRGATGVLSEEYVQKLIEQVHALKNSDVVNN, via the coding sequence ATGTGCAATTATTTATTCGTATACGGAACGCTTCTTGAAGGAGAAGGTAATCACGGGTTGCTGCATCATGCGCGCTCAATTGCCAAGCAGGCAAAAACGAAAGGGAAATTATATGATACTAAGCAAGGCTATCCAATGCTTGATATCGACAGTGAACACATTGTATACGGAGAAGTATATGAAGTGACCGATCAGCTTATGTGGAAGGCGCTTGATGAATTAGAAGGGTACATTCATGAAGGTCATAAAGACAATGAATATGATAAAGTTGTGCAAACGGTTGAAACGGACCAAGGTGAATTTGAAGCCGTTGTATATGTAGCAAGAGACCGTTCTCTGCTGCAAGAATTTATTCCAGGCGGAAACTGGCGCGTATGGAAAGAAGATTTATTAGAAGGCATGCTGTATTTTGCTTACGGTTCATGTATGGATAACGATCGTTTTATTAAGCACGGCGTTGATCAGCATTTCCAAGACTGTCTTGGCAGAGCTGTTTTTAAAGGCTATACGCTTCGGTATAACCACGTTATTCATGACGGAGGACGTGCAGACATGGTTGAAGAAGGCGGAGTTGTTGAAGGCAAACTGTACCGCGTGCCGCCCGAAGCAATCACGTATTTGTATGGCAGAGAAGGGGTAGATAATAACGGCTATCGTCCTGCTATTATTTCTGTCGAGCATGAAGGTAAGATGGTGGATCATGTTCTTACTTTTTTTGTGTTAAATAAAGAAAAAGAAGTCGCACCTCCGGATCACTATTCGACTGAAATTATTCGAGGAGCAACAGGTGTACTCAGCGAAGAATACGTTCAGAAGCTAATAGAGCAAGTCCATGCGCTAAAAAATAGCGATGTTGTAAATAACTAA
- a CDS encoding aldose 1-epimerase family protein, whose product MIVLENSEMKVSIEEKGAEVVEVFHKEKGLQFMWSGDPAYWGRVSPVLFPIVGRLKNDQYTVDQREYSLPQHGFLRDSTFSVIEQTNETARLKFATNGRFKDVYPFECSVEISYRLENNRLTFQWKVVNEDKEDMYFSIGAHPAFRIPLRENEQISDYFLEIEPSETTPKEFVLKDALIHEKGAAENLHKLPLSADLFANDALIFSHIDGITIKSPVNENQINVQFNDFPYVGIWSKYDAENHTIAPFLCIEPWFGIADTHDHNGNFKEKLGINRLSKDGVFQTEFSVSFS is encoded by the coding sequence ATGATTGTACTAGAAAATAGCGAAATGAAAGTCAGCATTGAAGAAAAAGGAGCGGAAGTTGTAGAAGTATTTCATAAAGAAAAAGGCCTGCAGTTTATGTGGAGCGGAGACCCCGCTTATTGGGGACGAGTATCGCCCGTATTGTTTCCAATCGTAGGCCGATTAAAAAATGATCAGTATACCGTTGATCAGCGCGAATACTCTTTGCCTCAGCACGGCTTTTTACGTGATTCTACTTTCAGCGTGATTGAGCAAACAAACGAAACAGCACGGCTGAAATTTGCCACAAACGGCCGGTTTAAAGACGTATATCCATTTGAATGTTCAGTTGAAATTAGCTACCGTCTGGAAAACAATCGATTAACGTTTCAGTGGAAAGTAGTAAATGAAGATAAAGAGGATATGTATTTTTCAATTGGAGCCCACCCTGCTTTTCGTATTCCGCTACGTGAAAACGAGCAGATTTCTGATTACTTTTTAGAAATAGAGCCTTCTGAAACTACGCCGAAGGAATTTGTATTAAAAGACGCTCTTATTCATGAAAAAGGGGCTGCAGAAAACTTGCACAAGCTGCCGCTAAGCGCAGATTTATTTGCAAATGACGCGTTAATTTTTAGCCATATTGACGGAATTACAATTAAATCACCGGTTAATGAAAATCAAATTAACGTTCAGTTTAATGATTTCCCTTATGTCGGTATTTGGTCAAAGTATGATGCAGAAAATCATACAATCGCTCCTTTTCTTTGCATCGAACCTTGGTTTGGAATTGCAGATACGCATGACCACAACGGAAATTTCAAAGAAAAATTAGGCATCAACCGTTTATCAAAAGACGGTGTATTTCAAACAGAATTCTCTGTTTCCTTTAGTTAA
- a CDS encoding YndM family protein has protein sequence MNHATLLLIKFAAALIAFGIGLDLFFDATIGDIISFSLLTTVVTYLVVDRIVLPRVGNRDAIIVEFVLTYMSVWIFGTLLLDSYVQIAWGSIISAAIITFAEVFVHRYLFNHIETKHTARTRPAFKRKLAYDTEFAEEQHVENKENPK, from the coding sequence ATGAATCATGCAACATTATTGCTCATTAAATTTGCAGCGGCACTTATTGCGTTTGGTATAGGCCTTGATTTGTTTTTTGATGCAACCATCGGAGACATTATTTCTTTTAGCTTGTTAACGACAGTTGTGACATATCTAGTAGTGGATCGAATTGTACTGCCTCGAGTGGGAAATCGCGATGCCATTATTGTTGAATTTGTTCTAACGTATATGAGCGTATGGATTTTTGGAACATTGTTATTAGACAGTTACGTTCAAATTGCTTGGGGAAGTATTATTTCTGCAGCTATTATTACATTTGCTGAAGTTTTTGTTCACCGCTACTTATTCAACCATATTGAAACGAAACATACAGCGAGAACGCGTCCGGCTTTTAAGCGAAAACTAGCGTATGACACAGAATTTGCAGAAGAACAGCATGTAGAAAACAAAGAAAATCCAAAATAA